The region TAGGATCTCGCGAGCAACAAGAATGTAAGAGAGCCGAGAACAACTCGTGTTATGTTGGGTCCATACATATGATCACTTGGGATGTTGCTAATGTCTGGTTTTCCATTACTAGAACATGACACCACTTTTTGGATCTTGCCCAATCCTACTTAGGCATACGAAGAGCAAAAGCCACGAGAATAAGACAAGGAAAGGTTTCGACCAAAAATAAAAGACAAACAAAAGTGAACTCAATTATTTTCCATCATATAGCATAGATGAGTGAAACAAATTAGGGGTGTCTTTACaagttaaaatatataaaagacCAAGTGATTAAGAATGAGTGGGTAAGAAGGATCCATGTTATTTTTTCACAACACTAAAGTTCACGCTTTAGTAACATTTAATTAATTTCCGtcaaatcaaaaaaattaattaaaatttaaaataattgtaATTACTTTTCCTATGTGACATAATATGATTGGATGTCATGTCAATGTGTATCAAATTAAACTCTACTAATATATAACAAATGAATGGTAAGACTAATTTctcattctcttctttcaaaaaaatatcattctcatttttttttctcattctcaTCTTTCAAGCTAACCCATACACATACATTAAAAAAGAGACAGGACTTCCTtgtcaggaaaaaaaaaagctttgtGCTGAAAATATAAGTCACTAACCGGGCTTTTTGTAGGAGCCCTGTCCTATGGTTTAAAATAAAAGCAAAAGGAACTTCATAAGCCCCTTTTATAAGGGCCATAGGCCCTTCCTGTTATCCCCCAAAAAAAAGCATAAGGGGGTAGACAACAATTATATAAGGGGAGATATAAATTACAGAAGATGACTAAGGTTAGTTTTCTGAATCTAATTTCCAGAAGCTAAGTCAAATGTTTCCAGAAATTAAATTCCAAGTAGTTAATTGCAGAAAGTAATTTTTGAAAGctcattttatttaatctataaaTTAATTTCTGGAAGTTGTCATCCAGCCTGAAATTTCAAGAGCTAGTGAAATTAGCAATTCGAGTGATGTTAAAAgtaacactttttttttggtcaaaggtaTTGAAAGTAACGCTCTTAGGTCAGAAAATCAACCTATCAAGCCCACCCCAAGAAAATGGCCCAATTAACTATCTGTACTGGTGAGATTTTAGCAACATGATTAAATTCAAATGCGCATCCAAGGTCAGAAATCTAAGAAACAGGCTGCATTTCAGACCATAAATGCATTGAGACCTGAAAACATTACAAGAAAACATTGATCAAAGAGATTTGTGTTTCGAACCTGCAATGTGTGCTGAGACATTGGCTGATCAATCCTTCAGGTTAGAACCATAAATATTGTATGTTCGCGGCTTCTGCTACACAAATGTTGAATCAGCATCTGTTCTGCACTGCTGCATATTACTAAAACATTGAATAACTGAATATTCTTCATTATTCACATAAATGGAATGAAAGTTGCAGTAAACAATCTATTATGTATTTGCATAAGCAGCAGAAGTACACTGTCCTGAGTAAATAAGCAGAAGGCAGTGCAATTGAATCATCATCACCCAAAGACAGATAAGATAAAAATGCAACAAGACCAAAGTTAGTATTATTAAAACAGTCATAAGCAGAAAAATGGATGTCAATCTACCCACTTCAGGAACTACAGCAATACAACACATGTTGGTGGAGTGTGAATGCCACAACATTTTCGATATGTTACTACTTACTAGTgtaaaaatgagtgaaaatttTCACCTCCAGTACTTATAAGTTAACAAATTAATTCTTAGGGAAGTGTGGAACGAACATAAAAATAAAGGTACAAAATTAGTTGGTAACTTCTATTAATTAGTATAATAGTATTGAaaactctttcccttaaaaattCTCTCACTTGTGATATCTCAGATTCTCTTCCTTGCCTTTGAATCATTTAGAGAAAGTATTCATTAGAGAGATAAACAGTGAAGGGTTGCAGTTGAAGTACAAGTGAAAATAGGATCAAACAAATACAAACCAAGTAACACAACAATTATATGCTCCACCTATAAAATTGATTACATGCATGTAGTAGTTAGAAAACTCTGTAATCTGCATTACACTGTTACTTAAATTTTTTAGTAAACATAAATGACATCTTTTAAAAACTAAAGCAAGCAAATAACTGGCCCTGAAAACTTCTCAGAATCTATATTGTACGTCCTTCAAGATTGCTACTTATGTTAATGCTTTTTCAGCCACGAATTTGGAAGTTCCACATCCCAATGAATTTGGAgtaatatatattttcaaaaGCAGAAAAGCATCATGAATAGCACATTGTGTTGGCAATAATGGCCAGAGATTCACTACtccaaaaattgattttgctAGTCTACACTCCTCTGCTAAAAGATACTAACTGAATGGAGTGATTATCAAACGTTAACAAAGAGTACAAGCCATTGTGTTCTTTCTatcaaaataaaacacaaatttATGAATTGACAAGCTAGACATTTCTTGTTTGGAAGATCATATTCATCATCATATGATTTAGTATGAATAACTACATCATGAGTGCTATGCCACAATCAAGTAAATCAGCAATACAGGGATTCTTTTACCTGCTTGCAGTGCGAATAAAGACAGGTAACTGCTTTTAATTTTCTGGTTTTCAAAATAAGTCAATTCTAAGACATCCTAATGTTTCCAGGATTTCAATTTGCAAGCAGGTAAAAGGTGACCAGGCCCTACAGATTCAAGCATATATTCAACATGAATATGTTAAATTCAGGAAATATGAAAATGACCCTTTCAATTGGATACATAGGTATAACCTAAGGCTTGCCCCTTTGATCTAATGCCAACCTGCCAGGATCACAAACTGAAAGGGAGCCAAAACTACAGTATCACAGGCCTCTCCTACACGATCACTAGTTATGTTAAGCAATGGTTTGTGAACTAAGAACTTAAACATCCCAAAACTCCAATAATAAGAATCAAAATTCCTTTAAATTCTAAAAAGCATGATTAGTAATTTATaactccaaagtccaaacacaTTCAGGAAATTACAAGGCATAAATCTGATTTAGAAAAGAATACATGCTCCATCACATGGCTTAGTAAAAAATTCTTGAGTGCTATCGCAATACTATCAAAACATCAAAAGGTCACTGGATTAGAGCAACCTTTGATTTCATCCATCAGACACCTTATAAATATAAGAAAGTTGCTCATAGCTTGCATATAATTAAACGACTGTCAAAGTTAGATTTCCCCATATTATCCTACAGAAGATGGGGGAAAACCCTAAAAGCAGTACAACATGCAatcatataatataatataacatGGCAAAACAGCAAAGCCTGGGTGGATCAGATAATACATACATGTACACAGCCCTCTTCAGCAAACTACCCATCACGGGTCCTCGCAATTTCATCATAGAACCCAGTAATCACGCGTACATTGAAAAGTTTTATATCCAATACTCAAAAAGGATTTCCATTAGGTCCTAAATACAGgcaaaaacttcaaaacaaaacaaaatagcaGAAGCCAAGTGAAGGATCAGGATCAATGTGCTCAATGAAATAAAACCTAAAGAATAACCAAACAACCAGTCTTCACACCAACAATTCAGCAGGTACCTAAACACATCGACTGGAATCAAATCAATCACATTACCTTGAAATTATCATTGTTGCAATGGATAACATTCACTGTTACACATTTTTGCATTATCTGCCAACGATTTTACAGAGATTAAGTGAATGCCAGTTAAAATACACTCATTTCAGAATCAAATTCTTAGAATCATAGCAAGTTTTATATATGACATTCAAACCAAGAGTAAAACCAGAACAAAATTGGACCAAATATCAAATTCCCATATATATTCTGTTTCAATTCAACCAAAACACCCAACAATTTCAAAATATACAATCAGTAAACCCTAATTGTTCAAGAGCTGGTAAACTTCGTAACAGCCTTGGTACCCTCAGAGACAGCATGCTTAGCAAGCTCACCGGGAAGCACAAGGCGAACAGCAGTCTGAATCTCCCTCGAGGTGATGGTAGGCTTCTTGTTGTACCTCGCAAGTCTCGAAGACTCCTGAGCAAGCTTCTCAAAGATATCATTGATGAAGCTATTCATGATCCCCATAGCCTTGCTGGAGATTCCAATGTCAGGGTGAACCTGCTTCAGCACCTTGAAGATGTAGATCTTGTAGGTCTCGACGCTCTtcgacttcttcttcttcttcttgtcaaCGGAGGCCGCGTCCTTCGTCGGGACCTTCTTCTCCGCCTTCGCCGGTGGTGCCTTCTCGGCGGCGGGCTTCTTCTCCGCTGGCTTCTTCTCGCCCTTGGCCATTGCGATGGGAACTAGGGTTTGGAATGCGAAGGTGATTGAGAAAACAGAGAGTGGTTTGTGATGGAGTGAAGGGTGTGGAGGGGTTTATATAGGATTGTTGGTGGAAGCTGATTGGTTGGGTTTTAGAGTCGCGGATCGATGACGTGGATGCTTCGTTTTGGAGGGAGATTTGAAATTTGCCGGTATAGGCATGGGATTTGGGCTCAATTTCATTTTGTTTGGAAGTAATCATCAAAGCAATGTGGGCTTGCTTTTAACACCATGAAAAATTCTACCCAAGAAGGTGAAATTACACCGTCGGGTCCGAGTGGGAAAATAAAATCCCTCGGAACCCGGCCTAACCcgaagtgtttttttttatttggtcagAACCTGAAGTATTTATACTATATGcttattttttgtttgattGAGGCCCAACATTCATGACCCAAGCAATAATAGATCACCCCAGTGAACAAAAAAACCAGATCTTAATtataaagcaaaaaaaaaaaaaactacaaagcATTATTATAATTACTAACCCTAATTCTAAAAACCCTAGCTTGATTCatttcaccttcttcctcaacCTGTGGTCGCGGCCACTGCCACCACTAAAACCTACTCTCATCCACCTTCTTCCCCGACCCCAAATAATCACCACAATTGGCCCTCACCTGAAACCCCCAAAAATCAAATCGAAGCCATTTCTCTCCTCACAATCTTCCATCATCGTTCCATGCTTGTTCATCTCTATCATCAATCGTTCCTTGCCGTTCCAGATTCAAGAGACCATCTTCATCGATCCAGATCTAGCCCCATTTGTGGTCCATTGTGCTCCCATGTGATTTGCGATGCATATTCAATTTCAGATTCAAGAGGCCAGCTTCTTCGAGCTACTGCCGCTCCTTTCTCAATCTGTCGCCTTAGCACCAGATCTCCATCGTCGACACCTCTGTTTTTTTTCCTGGTTAACCACCCGCCCGAACCGCCCGCTAACTCGTGCCACCCGAACCCAACGTAACCGATCATGACCACGGTCGGAATCGGTTCTGGAAAATGGAGATTTACACCCGCTCAAACCTGTCATTGTTCACTCGAACCGACGCACCCGATGCTCACTCCTACCCTCATGCtttgaaaaattattttccaaaCGCTTATATTTTgcttttgaaaataatttttcaaaagggTATTTCTGGACTATGAAAAAAATCAAGTGGTTTGAAACGGTGTTAGGGACCAAGCTAGAAATCCCTTTGTATTAGGGTTTTAAGCTTAGTTGTCTCTCTTTGTATTCAAGTGAACATCTTTACTGCAATAGATTACTTTTTCTTTAATAGAGATGTGTAACTCTAAGATATGAGTCTAAATTAGAAAATCCATCTACATACATAAATCTCCAAAAGGGGCATGAACTCGCCAAGACTGTTGGTCGTGCTGCCTATGCGTGATCACCTTAAGCCTTAATTATTTGCAATTGATCACCCCCAACCTCCTGATGGAATCTTTTATTCGTTGAGGCCCAATGGAGATAACCATAATAATGGGTCACCCTAATTTGCAAGTAACTCGGGCTACCCTTTAGTGGGGTCACCCTTTTGACAGGTCCACAAGACACATTACCCGAAGCATGAAGGAATTGCGTGTCTTTTCTATGCACTCCCCATGTCTTCATCTCACCCACTTGGTCGTAAGCCCAACATGGATGGCCCTTAGATTGGATTGCCCCTAACTAGTTCACAAGTGTGCAAGACATATTGCCTAAAGCATGAAGGAATTGCGTGTCCTTTCTATGCACCTGTCGTGTCTTCATCTCTCTACGACTCGTGGCACTCTTCCCTAGAAACCTGACCATTCTGCCTTCCTTGTCACATCACTTGTCATATTTTGCTGGTCTTTCACCACACTTCTCGTCTTGTCAAACATCACTTCCTTTGACCTAGCTTAGTACCTATTGGTTCACATTTTTTTGAGTAAAAGCAATGATGTGGTGAGCCATTTTTAATGTAGGTTACCATTTTCAAAAGCAAAAAACATAACATATTCATCGATTGCTCGTTGGCGTGTTCTTCATGTCTTACTTTTGTGGCCACCTCGTTGTGGCGAGCCACGCGCCAAGGCTTAGCACACGTTGCGTCCCTTGGTTTTCGGTGGCCATGAAGGCTTAGCACGCATCGCGTCTCTTGGTTTAGTGACATTAATCGGATCCCGAGGCAATACagaagaagataaagaagaGCACATCAATAGGCCGAAACAAAAGTATTGTAGCCACAGTTGTACAAGTCTCTTATGCAAcccaaaatataaaatttatattttcaaattCCTATTTTTGGTGTTTAAAGGATGTTGTCACCTGTTCGGGAAACAGTTTCATGTCTCTCccaacaattattttttcagaGAGTTGAATTTGTACTCTCATCCTCACTGAGTATAGTTTGCTTACCACTAGACTAACACCTTATCGATAGTTCCAAACTCTGTTGGAGTAATTTAtccttttaaaatttttatcatatagaaatatataatttcaaataaatacCATTTTATTATAATCTGTTACAATAATATTTATAcacatttttttaacaaaaaaatggTAAAACGAATATGAAACACCTCCAGACTACTTGACAGAGCG is a window of Lotus japonicus ecotype B-129 chromosome 5, LjGifu_v1.2 DNA encoding:
- the LOC130717995 gene encoding histone H2B.3-like; the encoded protein is MAKGEKKPAEKKPAAEKAPPAKAEKKVPTKDAASVDKKKKKKSKSVETYKIYIFKVLKQVHPDIGISSKAMGIMNSFINDIFEKLAQESSRLARYNKKPTITSREIQTAVRLVLPGELAKHAVSEGTKAVTKFTSS